The window GACCCGAGGTGGTGCTCCGGCGCCGGTGATTCCGGCCCGGTCGCATCGAGAGCGATGCGCCGCGACGCGGAGCGGTTCCGCGTGCGGCGCTTTCGTGTCAGACAGCAGGGCCCCTCGGTGGCACGTCGGCCGCCGCCCGGGTCCGGTCCACAGAACGGGGCTTTCCCCGACCCCTCGGCCCTGGGTCGCGCGTCCGTCGTGGTTCGACCCTCCAGGAGGCACGCGTTTCAATGGCTCGCCAGAAGTTCGAACGTACGAAGGACCACGTGAACGTGGGGACGATCGGGCACGTGGATCACGGGAAGACGACGCTGACGGCTGCGATCACGAAGACGCTGGCGGCGAAGGGCTTCGCGGATTTCCAGAAGTTC of the Candidatus Krumholzibacteriia bacterium genome contains:
- a CDS encoding GTP-binding protein produces the protein MARQKFERTKDHVNVGTIGHVDHGKTTLTAAITKTLAAKGFADFQKF